One genomic region from Bacillota bacterium encodes:
- a CDS encoding tyrosine protein phosphatase translates to MIEMIDIHTHILPGIDDGADSIETSTLMAHDAVSGGTEVVVATPHILPGGALIGPDMIQSHVRDLGREISRKGIYLKLLPGAEIAIDIDLLSRLKSGEYCTIGGASRYVLIELPFQDIPIYSQHVIFSLASAGYVPIIAHPERNARIMSDPGSFYEFFQSGALGQVSAGSITGEFGPHARRAAEFLIESRLVQIIASDGHNARTRRCRLDRAWAVAARLVGRELAREMVEGIPRAVIENSEVDRGEVRLHRHRRLFSFGWGRG, encoded by the coding sequence GTGATTGAGATGATTGATATACACACTCATATTCTCCCAGGTATCGATGATGGGGCAGATTCAATTGAGACTTCAACGCTCATGGCTCATGATGCCGTTTCTGGAGGCACCGAAGTTGTTGTAGCGACACCTCACATTCTCCCGGGGGGAGCCCTGATAGGGCCGGACATGATCCAGTCTCATGTTAGGGATCTGGGACGGGAGATCTCTAGAAAAGGTATCTATCTCAAGCTGCTGCCGGGAGCAGAGATCGCAATTGATATAGATCTTCTTTCAAGGCTGAAGTCAGGTGAGTATTGCACCATCGGGGGAGCATCGCGTTATGTATTGATAGAGCTTCCCTTTCAAGATATCCCTATATATAGCCAGCACGTGATCTTCAGCCTAGCTTCTGCAGGATATGTTCCTATCATCGCCCATCCTGAAAGGAATGCCAGGATCATGTCTGATCCTGGATCATTCTATGAATTTTTCCAGAGCGGGGCTCTCGGACAAGTCAGCGCAGGGAGCATAACAGGCGAATTCGGTCCTCATGCGCGCAGGGCGGCGGAATTCCTCATCGAGAGCAGATTGGTTCAGATCATCGCCAGCGATGGCCATAATGCTCGTACGCGTCGTTGCAGATTGGATCGAGCCTGGGCCGTAGCTGCCAGGCTAGTGGGCAGGGAGCTGGCAAGGGAGATGGTAGAGGGAATTCCGCGCGCCGTAATCGAGAATAGTGAGGTTGATCGCGGCGAGGTCCGGCTACATCGGCACAGAAGACTATTCTCTTTTGGGTGGGGGAGAGGTTAA
- a CDS encoding CpsD/CapB family tyrosine-protein kinase, producing the protein MPTKEHPEKTLIAYHDPRSPVTEAFRTLRTNLQFASLDKPLKSLLLTSTGPGEGKSTVAANLSIAFAQSGKQVILVDADLRRPRLHSLFSLKNDVGLTNMLLGGNGVDALQDSRIRGLRILTSGPLPPNPAELLGSGAMNSVIQALSQEADIVVYDTPPVIAVTDAAVLAPRVDGVLLVLKLGATSREAAVRAKTLLENSRGRILGIVINDVKNEASYGYYYYYYYSSNNEGARTTRSS; encoded by the coding sequence TTGCCAACAAAGGAACACCCTGAGAAAACACTTATTGCGTATCATGACCCCAGATCGCCGGTCACCGAGGCATTTAGGACTCTCAGGACGAATCTGCAATTTGCGTCTTTGGACAAGCCCCTAAAGAGCTTGCTTTTGACGAGCACCGGACCCGGAGAGGGGAAAAGCACAGTAGCCGCAAATCTTTCCATTGCTTTCGCCCAGTCAGGAAAGCAGGTAATCCTCGTGGACGCAGACCTGAGGCGACCACGGCTTCATAGCCTGTTTTCCCTGAAAAATGATGTCGGCCTTACCAACATGCTTCTGGGCGGAAACGGTGTGGATGCCCTGCAGGATTCTAGGATTCGTGGGCTCCGTATCCTCACCAGCGGTCCCCTGCCGCCGAACCCGGCGGAACTTCTTGGATCGGGCGCCATGAATTCCGTAATTCAAGCATTGTCTCAAGAGGCCGATATTGTGGTCTATGATACCCCCCCTGTTATCGCAGTGACAGATGCGGCTGTATTGGCCCCCAGGGTTGATGGGGTCCTCCTGGTGCTAAAACTCGGAGCGACTTCCAGGGAGGCTGCTGTCAGGGCCAAGACATTATTGGAGAATTCCCGGGGTAGAATCCTGGGTATTGTGATCAATGACGTAAAGAATGAGGCTTCTTATGGGTATTATTACTATTACTACTATTCCAGCAACAATGAAGGGGCGCGAACTACGCGTTCGTCCTAA